In Clostridium sporogenes, one genomic interval encodes:
- a CDS encoding nucleobase:cation symporter-2 family protein codes for MKNTKDTNLIVGIDEKISLRYAFFLGLQHVFAMDLYIVPIILAGILSLDAQNTAYFIQMSFIAAGIATLIQTGLCMRLPIMQGPSYIPIGALAAIGSKLGLQAMVGSLIPGSLFLMILGYPLRFLSKIISKFIPHIVGGTVIVIVGISLMPVAMTNIFTAPGNLKINCILALISSALLVSCMMIGRKSNKFGKAVRITSVMISLIGGTIAASLLGVVDFTPVTKAAWFSFPKLLPFGKPVFDLKAILTMLFIYAVILVETSGTWFAVSAVTGSELTDEGLNRGAVGEGIGCFVGALFGGTPMTGYSTNAGIIAVTGVGSRMAIIAGGIILVALGMLPKLMNVIACIPSAVVSGVFAVVCVIIAMNGFKSIQHEEFDERNMLLIGLPILLALGTTVLPKDILNSLPSLANYIFSSGITVGALAAVILNILLPKAPVEVSKSQEYKEAV; via the coding sequence ATGAAAAACACTAAAGATACTAATTTAATTGTTGGAATTGATGAAAAAATTAGCTTAAGATACGCCTTTTTTCTAGGTTTACAACATGTTTTTGCTATGGATTTATACATAGTTCCTATAATATTGGCAGGTATTTTATCTCTTGATGCCCAGAATACAGCCTATTTTATACAAATGAGTTTTATAGCCGCTGGAATTGCTACACTAATACAAACTGGTTTATGCATGCGATTACCTATTATGCAGGGACCTTCCTATATTCCTATAGGTGCCTTAGCTGCCATCGGAAGTAAGTTAGGACTACAAGCTATGGTTGGCAGTTTAATTCCAGGTTCACTATTTTTAATGATACTTGGTTATCCATTACGTTTTCTCTCAAAAATAATTTCTAAATTTATTCCACATATTGTTGGAGGTACTGTTATTGTGATAGTGGGAATATCTTTAATGCCTGTGGCTATGACTAATATTTTTACTGCACCGGGTAATTTAAAAATAAATTGTATCCTTGCTCTTATTTCATCAGCTTTATTAGTTAGCTGTATGATGATAGGACGTAAATCCAATAAGTTTGGCAAAGCTGTTCGAATTACATCTGTAATGATTTCATTAATTGGTGGTACTATAGCAGCTTCATTATTAGGAGTCGTAGATTTTACACCCGTTACAAAGGCAGCTTGGTTTTCATTCCCTAAATTATTACCCTTCGGAAAACCAGTATTTGATTTAAAAGCAATTTTAACTATGTTATTTATTTATGCAGTTATTTTAGTTGAAACCTCAGGAACTTGGTTTGCAGTTTCTGCTGTTACAGGAAGCGAATTAACAGATGAAGGTTTAAATAGAGGTGCTGTAGGTGAGGGAATTGGCTGTTTTGTAGGTGCATTGTTTGGTGGTACTCCAATGACAGGCTATTCCACAAATGCAGGCATTATTGCAGTAACAGGTGTGGGTAGTAGAATGGCTATTATTGCTGGAGGAATCATATTAGTTGCCCTTGGTATGTTACCTAAATTAATGAATGTAATTGCTTGTATACCTAGCGCAGTTGTTAGTGGAGTTTTTGCAGTAGTATGTGTAATTATAGCTATGAACGGCTTTAAGTCAATTCAGCATGAAGAATTTGATGAAAGAAATATGTTATTAATTGGACTACCTATTCTTTTAGCACTTGGAACTACTGTTTTACCTAAAGATATCTTAAATAGTTTGCCAAGTCTTGCAAATTATATTTTTTCCTCTGGAATTACAGTAGGAGCTTTGGCTGCAGTAATATTAAATATACTTTTACCTAAGGCACCCGTAGAAGTATCTAAATCACAAGAATATAAAGAGGCTGTGTAG
- a CDS encoding amidohydrolase encodes MDQILIKNGYIITMDSSKKIFEKGDILVENSKIIAIGNVESELIKSNVEIIDANGKIIMPGLVNTHVHLSQQLARGLADDVDLLTWLRKRIWPYESNMDLEDSYISSLACCTELIRSGVTTFCEAGGQEVDGMGKAVGEAGLRGILCRSTMDCGDGLPLKWQETTEESLEKQVELLERWNGKGDGRIKYWFGLRTIFNTTDKLITKTKELADKYKVCIHMHVAEIEEEVRYAEATRGETTVQHLAKLGVLDKNFLAVHTVWLTEQEIDLFKLHNVKVSHNPGAAMKVVLGFAHIPEMLEKGINVSIGTDGAPSNNRMDMFDEMHLTSLIHKGRRLNPKVVPADEVLEMATMNGAKCALWEDEIGSLEVGKKADLIIINPKSIGSLPMHDPIGNIVYSMHSSDIESSMCNGKWLMKNKVLLTINEEDIIREAQEKATALVKKAGIVLPKRF; translated from the coding sequence ATGGATCAAATTTTGATAAAAAATGGTTACATTATTACAATGGATTCTTCAAAGAAAATATTTGAGAAAGGTGATATTTTAGTTGAGAATTCTAAAATTATTGCTATAGGTAATGTGGAATCTGAATTAATTAAATCTAATGTTGAAATTATAGATGCTAATGGAAAAATCATAATGCCTGGTTTAGTAAATACTCATGTGCATTTATCTCAACAATTAGCTAGAGGCTTAGCTGACGATGTAGATCTTTTAACTTGGCTTCGCAAACGTATATGGCCTTACGAAAGCAATATGGATTTAGAGGATTCTTATATTTCTTCACTAGCCTGTTGTACAGAACTAATACGTTCAGGTGTTACTACTTTTTGTGAAGCTGGTGGACAAGAAGTAGATGGCATGGGAAAAGCCGTAGGAGAAGCAGGACTTAGAGGTATTCTTTGTCGCTCTACTATGGATTGTGGTGATGGTTTACCATTAAAATGGCAGGAAACCACAGAGGAATCTTTAGAAAAACAAGTAGAGTTACTTGAAAGGTGGAATGGTAAAGGAGATGGACGTATTAAGTATTGGTTTGGCTTAAGAACTATTTTTAATACTACAGATAAATTAATAACTAAAACTAAAGAACTAGCAGATAAATATAAAGTATGTATTCATATGCATGTTGCTGAAATAGAAGAGGAAGTTAGATATGCAGAAGCAACTCGTGGTGAAACCACTGTTCAGCATTTAGCTAAATTAGGGGTATTAGATAAAAACTTTTTAGCTGTACATACAGTATGGCTTACAGAACAAGAAATTGATTTATTTAAGCTTCATAATGTAAAAGTATCCCATAATCCTGGTGCTGCAATGAAAGTTGTTTTAGGTTTTGCACATATTCCAGAAATGCTTGAAAAAGGAATCAATGTTTCAATCGGAACTGATGGCGCTCCTTCTAATAATAGAATGGATATGTTTGATGAAATGCATTTAACATCATTAATACATAAAGGTAGAAGATTGAATCCAAAGGTTGTTCCTGCTGATGAAGTATTAGAAATGGCTACAATGAATGGTGCTAAATGTGCCCTTTGGGAGGATGAAATAGGATCTTTGGAGGTAGGAAAAAAAGCAGATTTAATAATTATTAACCCTAAATCTATTGGTAGCCTTCCTATGCATGATCCAATTGGAAATATAGTATATTCAATGCACTCTAGTGATATAGAATCTTCTATGTGTAATGGTAAGTGGTTAATGAAGAATAAAGTATTATTAACTATAAATGAAGAGGATATTATTAGAGAAGCACAGGAAAAGGCAACAGCCTTAGTTAAAAAAGCAGGTATTGTCTTACCAAAACGTTTTTAA
- a CDS encoding alpha/beta hydrolase: protein MKKVIKVVSVILVILVIAGFFIIKNLTETKDGKLNMYVAANLQLYKILNPKSLNSKSIEETRGALNKQSTRWSNKPIPFSNIKNLHIKMNNEKIPVRIYTPEKGSNFPIIIYSHGGFWIGGNVDTIDGVCRKLSQNTKAIVISVNYRLAPENPFPAGLNDVYNVLQWTYKNGKSINGDEKHIAVIGDSAGGNLSAAVSSMSRDKNGPPITCQVLIYPSTNIFKLNSKSWSYFSNSFNVSTEDMEKYISIYAPKKEDRKNPYASPLLAKDLRKLPDTLVVTAEIDPLRDEGEAYANKLKESGVKAEVTRYKGITHGFITMDKITNKADEALNQISLYIQKEFQK from the coding sequence GTGAAAAAAGTAATTAAAGTAGTATCAGTTATTCTAGTTATACTTGTAATAGCAGGATTTTTTATTATTAAGAATTTAACTGAGACCAAGGATGGTAAGCTTAATATGTATGTTGCTGCAAACTTGCAGTTATATAAAATTCTTAATCCTAAATCACTCAATAGTAAATCAATTGAAGAAACTAGAGGAGCTTTAAATAAGCAATCAACTAGGTGGTCAAATAAACCTATACCATTTTCCAATATTAAAAACCTTCATATAAAAATGAACAATGAAAAAATACCAGTACGAATATATACACCTGAAAAGGGTAGTAATTTCCCTATAATCATTTATTCACATGGTGGTTTCTGGATTGGAGGAAATGTTGATACTATTGATGGGGTTTGTAGAAAGCTTTCACAGAATACAAAAGCAATTGTAATATCTGTAAACTATAGGCTTGCTCCAGAAAATCCTTTCCCCGCTGGTCTTAATGATGTATATAATGTGCTTCAGTGGACTTATAAAAATGGAAAAAGCATAAATGGAGATGAAAAACATATAGCAGTTATAGGGGACAGTGCAGGTGGAAATCTTTCTGCTGCAGTTTCATCAATGTCACGGGATAAAAATGGACCTCCTATAACATGTCAGGTATTAATATATCCATCAACAAATATATTTAAACTGAACAGTAAATCTTGGTCTTATTTTTCTAATAGCTTTAATGTTTCAACAGAGGATATGGAAAAGTATATTTCAATTTATGCACCAAAAAAAGAAGATAGAAAAAACCCTTATGCATCCCCACTTTTAGCTAAGGATCTTAGAAAATTACCTGATACACTCGTAGTGACAGCAGAAATTGATCCCCTTAGAGATGAAGGGGAAGCTTATGCTAATAAACTAAAAGAATCTGGGGTTAAAGCAGAGGTCACTAGATATAAAGGTATTACTCATGGATTTATTACAATGGATAAGATTACAAATAAAGCAGACGAAGCATTAAATCAAATTTCTCTATATATACAAAAAGAGTTTCAAAAATAA
- a CDS encoding helix-turn-helix domain-containing protein produces the protein MSLGEKLLYLRKKAGLSQEDVAEKLSVSRQTVSKWETNQTVPELNKAKLLSELYNVSYDYLISENYISGDVTGIEMIVDEIDWTGAWSKKYPILASYPGIKGINTYSEKISELYDSFKNDFGFNDTDTVLVLKDILYQKYKMEKKKTK, from the coding sequence ATGTCATTAGGAGAAAAATTATTATATTTGCGTAAAAAGGCAGGTTTATCACAGGAAGATGTTGCTGAAAAATTAAGTGTATCCAGGCAAACAGTAAGTAAATGGGAAACAAATCAAACGGTTCCTGAACTTAATAAAGCAAAATTACTAAGTGAACTTTACAATGTAAGTTATGACTATCTTATTAGTGAAAATTATATTAGTGGCGATGTTACTGGTATTGAAATGATAGTTGATGAAATTGACTGGACAGGTGCATGGAGTAAAAAATATCCTATTTTAGCTTCATATCCAGGTATAAAAGGAATAAATACTTATAGTGAAAAGATATCTGAGCTTTATGATAGTTTTAAAAATGATTTCGGCTTTAACGATACAGATACTGTTTTGGTTTTAAAAGATATTTTATACCAAAAATATAAAATGGAGAAAAAGAAAACCAAATAA
- a CDS encoding staygreen family protein — MSKLNPEKLSVEFRDGVTNIEPILGRRYTLTHSDITAELFLTIGLTYAYDKIDAMRDEVLGELIEKEKNYLFHVYLHVDGNNPIVTGVRNHIFRRELPLALEAIRYGDRKFFSFHPKLDNSPIIVHFISSYPSFNRIEKWGTFSDYFLKK, encoded by the coding sequence ATGAGCAAATTGAACCCTGAAAAACTTTCAGTGGAATTTAGAGATGGAGTAACTAATATAGAACCTATTCTAGGAAGACGCTATACCCTTACTCATTCTGATATAACCGCAGAACTTTTTTTAACTATTGGATTAACCTATGCCTATGATAAAATTGATGCCATGCGGGATGAGGTTCTTGGGGAATTGATTGAAAAAGAAAAAAACTACTTATTTCATGTGTATCTACATGTAGATGGAAATAATCCAATTGTTACAGGTGTACGAAATCATATTTTTAGGCGTGAATTACCTCTTGCTTTAGAGGCTATTAGATATGGTGATAGAAAATTTTTTAGTTTTCACCCCAAACTAGATAATTCTCCAATAATAGTGCACTTTATCTCATCTTATCCTAGCTTTAATAGAATAGAAAAATGGGGTACTTTTTCAGATTATTTTTTGAAAAAGTGA
- a CDS encoding MerR family transcriptional regulator, which yields MTRGELARQTGVSTSTIRYYEDNGILPAPKRIANGYRVYTDDYLVKIKFIKDAKSLGYSLKEIKEILQMLSQEMNGENLKGLVKNKIYEIEERIKTLHSIQRMLTDLLNTSEEDIQNYLQSFRI from the coding sequence ATGACACGCGGTGAACTAGCAAGGCAAACTGGGGTAAGTACATCAACTATACGCTACTATGAAGATAATGGCATCTTGCCTGCCCCAAAGCGGATAGCCAATGGTTACCGAGTCTACACAGATGATTATCTTGTGAAAATTAAATTCATCAAAGATGCTAAATCATTAGGATATTCGTTAAAAGAAATCAAAGAAATACTGCAAATGCTCAGCCAAGAAATGAATGGAGAGAATTTAAAAGGATTGGTAAAGAATAAAATCTACGAAATTGAAGAGAGAATTAAAACCCTGCACTCTATTCAAAGGATGCTTACTGATTTGCTCAATACTTCTGAAGAAGACATACAAAACTATTTACAATCGTTTCGCATATAA
- a CDS encoding alpha/beta hydrolase family protein, with amino-acid sequence MRMLEVILFLVILTTTGGILFVKPNRRLDIVFLLSVVLVMLLHGTINHFRIQMVPSYAVALVLIIVLIYRLIKSNSKPKSQSIPKSLLKKSFVSILVLIFIGTSAYLSFLLPVFTMPKPTGNYGIGTVSAHLTDESRAKTLSTSPDDKREIMVNVWYPVDQKDIKGKTVEHYPSELGEAISLVFNIPKQLFTHLSQVPTHVVQGAKISTAESKYPVLLFSPGVRSTRFQSLTTIEELVSHGYIVVGLDHPYTSAKVTFPDGRSIFYKPDTKSMTASELYKHNIGNVGIRVADISFLLDTLTKWNKKDPNALLQGKLDLERIGMFGHSYGGATTAKA; translated from the coding sequence ATGAGAATGTTAGAGGTTATTTTATTCCTAGTGATTTTGACAACTACTGGTGGAATTCTTTTTGTAAAACCAAATCGCCGTCTGGATATAGTTTTTTTACTGTCCGTGGTGCTAGTTATGTTACTACATGGAACTATTAATCATTTTCGCATACAGATGGTTCCATCTTATGCCGTAGCATTAGTGCTGATAATCGTCTTAATCTACAGATTGATAAAATCAAACAGTAAACCTAAATCCCAATCTATACCTAAGTCACTATTAAAAAAGAGCTTTGTATCCATTTTGGTTTTGATATTCATCGGTACGTCTGCGTATTTAAGCTTTCTGTTGCCTGTCTTTACTATGCCTAAGCCAACTGGTAACTATGGAATTGGTACTGTTTCCGCTCATCTTACTGATGAATCCCGTGCTAAAACTTTAAGTACCTCTCCCGATGACAAGCGAGAGATCATGGTAAATGTCTGGTATCCAGTTGACCAAAAGGATATTAAAGGGAAAACAGTTGAGCATTACCCTTCTGAACTAGGAGAGGCAATTAGCCTAGTTTTTAATATACCTAAGCAGTTATTCACCCATTTGTCACAAGTTCCTACTCATGTTGTCCAGGGCGCTAAAATATCAACAGCTGAATCCAAATATCCAGTACTGTTGTTCTCTCCCGGAGTACGCTCCACCCGTTTTCAGAGCTTGACAACTATTGAAGAACTTGTAAGTCATGGGTATATAGTAGTGGGCCTGGATCATCCATATACATCTGCCAAGGTAACATTTCCTGATGGACGTTCTATTTTCTACAAGCCAGATACCAAAAGTATGACAGCATCTGAGCTATACAAACATAACATTGGGAATGTAGGAATTCGTGTAGCAGATATCAGCTTCCTGCTTGACACTCTTACAAAATGGAATAAAAAAGATCCTAATGCTCTACTCCAAGGTAAGCTAGACCTTGAGCGTATTGGAATGTTCGGACATTCCTATGGAGGAGCAACAACTGCAAAAGCCTAG
- a CDS encoding helix-turn-helix domain-containing protein — translation MENWEKINAVYRMQIYIDNHITESITLCMLANAAGYSPWHSTRIFKELTGKTPFEYIRALRLSRAAVKLRDENVKIIDVALDFVFDSHEGFTRAFSKQFAMTPRYYCKNTPPLKLFMPNHIRAYYLMLQKGEDNMSKSSNVKTIFVQVVDRPARKLILKRGIKATHYFEYCEEVGCDVWGVLSSIKEAIYEPIGMWMPENLLKSGTSVYTQGVEVPANYGGEVPEGFDLIDLQPCKMMVFQGQSYDDEKFDEEIKELWDIMKNYNPEVYGFKWADEDGPRFQLAPMGYRGYIEARPVKQLNIK, via the coding sequence ATGGAAAATTGGGAAAAGATAAATGCGGTATATCGTATGCAAATTTATATTGATAATCATATAACCGAATCAATAACTCTTTGTATGCTTGCAAATGCGGCAGGATATTCGCCATGGCACTCTACAAGGATTTTCAAGGAATTAACAGGTAAAACACCATTTGAATACATTCGAGCACTTCGTTTGTCTAGGGCTGCTGTTAAATTGAGAGATGAGAATGTTAAAATAATTGATGTCGCACTTGATTTCGTTTTTGACTCACATGAAGGTTTTACAAGAGCGTTTTCCAAGCAATTTGCTATGACTCCTCGATACTACTGCAAAAATACACCTCCACTGAAACTTTTTATGCCCAATCATATCCGTGCTTATTACCTTATGCTACAAAAAGGAGAGGATAACATGTCTAAAAGTTCTAATGTGAAAACAATTTTTGTACAAGTAGTTGACCGTCCTGCAAGAAAGTTAATTTTGAAACGTGGAATCAAAGCTACACATTATTTTGAATATTGCGAGGAAGTAGGATGTGATGTATGGGGAGTTCTTTCTAGTATCAAAGAAGCCATCTATGAACCTATTGGAATGTGGATGCCGGAGAACTTGCTGAAATCAGGTACGTCAGTATATACTCAAGGTGTAGAAGTTCCAGCCAATTATGGAGGAGAAGTCCCAGAAGGATTTGATTTAATTGATCTTCAGCCCTGTAAGATGATGGTTTTTCAAGGACAGTCTTATGATGACGAAAAATTTGATGAAGAGATAAAGGAGCTATGGGATATTATGAAAAATTACAATCCTGAGGTTTACGGCTTTAAATGGGCTGATGAAGATGGACCAAGATTTCAATTAGCACCTATGGGATACAGAGGATATATTGAAGCAAGACCAGTAAAACAGCTAAATATAAAATAA